The Amycolatopsis sp. 195334CR genome window below encodes:
- a CDS encoding DUF4191 domain-containing protein: MAGKLDKEAAKQAKKEKRAASKARRGQIFEAFKMQRREDKALIPWMVGAILVVTGVVFGIGLLLGLEWVLLPIGIMLGVLAAVIIFGRRVQKTVYSKADGQPGAAAWALDNLRGRWRVTQTVAATTQLDAVHRVLGGPGVVLVAEGAPHRVKGLLAQEKKRVSRLVGETPIYDIVIGHEENQVPLRRLQNYLMKLPRNLKPAQVDALEAKLAALGNRGAALPKGPMPQGAKMRNVQRTIRRR; the protein is encoded by the coding sequence ATGGCCGGAAAGCTGGACAAGGAAGCCGCCAAGCAGGCGAAGAAGGAAAAGCGCGCGGCGAGCAAGGCTCGGCGCGGTCAGATCTTCGAGGCGTTCAAGATGCAGCGCCGCGAGGACAAGGCGCTCATCCCGTGGATGGTCGGCGCGATCCTGGTCGTCACCGGCGTGGTTTTCGGCATCGGCCTCCTGCTGGGCCTGGAGTGGGTCCTGCTGCCCATCGGCATCATGCTCGGCGTGCTCGCCGCGGTGATCATCTTCGGCAGGCGGGTGCAGAAGACCGTCTACTCGAAAGCCGACGGCCAGCCGGGTGCGGCCGCCTGGGCGTTGGACAACCTCCGCGGGCGGTGGCGGGTCACCCAGACGGTGGCGGCGACCACCCAGCTCGACGCGGTGCACCGGGTGCTCGGCGGTCCCGGCGTGGTGCTCGTGGCCGAAGGCGCGCCGCACCGGGTGAAGGGCCTGCTCGCGCAGGAGAAGAAGCGCGTGTCGCGGCTGGTCGGCGAGACCCCCATCTACGACATCGTGATCGGCCACGAGGAGAACCAGGTCCCGCTGCGCCGGCTCCAGAACTACCTGATGAAGCTGCCGCGGAACCTCAAGCCCGCCCAGGTGGATGCGCTCGAGGCGAAGCTGGCCGCGCTCGGCAACCGCGGTGCCGCCCTGCCGAAGGGCCCGATGCCGCAGGGCGCCAAGATGCGCAACGTCCAGCGCACGATCCGGCGCCGCTGA
- a CDS encoding ATP-dependent DNA helicase UvrD2, translating to MGSASVSEAKPGLLDGLDPEQRAAAGAPRGPVCVLAGAGTGKTRTITHRIAHLVRSGHVAAGQVLAVTFTNRAAGELRARLRGLGVESAQARTFHAAALRQLRYFWPRVVGGPHWDLIDNNKLRLIGQAANRAGLGTEIEVLRDLASEIEWAKASLVAAEDYPAVVTRLRRDTPEPADRIAQVYAGYEELKNNARMLDFDDLLLHTVAALEEHSAVAEEFRDRYRCFVVDEYQDVTPLQQRLLDAWLGGRDDLTVVGDANQTIYSFGGASPRPLLEFTRRFPDATVVRLERDYRSTPQVVALANKVIGAARNRPAGSRLRLIGQRPEGPEPRFAEYEDETTEATSVAARIHDLLELGVPASEIAILYRVNAQSEAYEQALSELNIPYLVRGGERFFQRKEVRQAVIALRSAAAAGQRGEFVDSVRAVLAPVGLTEQPPSGGGAAKERWDALLALVELAEELAATVEGADLDRYVAELEQRAAAQHPPTVEGVTLASLHAAKGLEWDAVFLVGLAEGTLPIQHADGDETAIEEERRLFYVGVTRAREHLSLTWSLFRNGRNRRRSRFLYGLLPENHPAARVARSAQVRSTGQRQACRICDGPLTGTMAIKLGRCDRCPSTVDEQVLDRLKYWRGNRSRELKVPAFVVFTDATLVAIAEQCPVDESSLVSISGIGQTKLERFGAEILAVVREAVGS from the coding sequence GTGGGTAGTGCATCCGTCTCCGAAGCCAAGCCCGGCCTGCTCGACGGGCTCGACCCCGAACAGCGCGCCGCCGCCGGAGCCCCGCGCGGCCCAGTCTGCGTGCTCGCCGGGGCCGGTACGGGCAAGACCCGCACGATCACGCACCGTATCGCTCACCTGGTGCGATCCGGTCATGTGGCCGCCGGGCAGGTACTCGCTGTCACCTTCACCAACCGGGCCGCCGGCGAGTTGCGGGCGCGGCTGCGCGGGCTCGGCGTGGAGAGCGCGCAGGCCCGCACCTTCCACGCCGCCGCGTTGCGGCAGCTCCGCTACTTCTGGCCGCGCGTCGTCGGCGGGCCGCACTGGGACCTGATCGACAACAACAAGCTCCGGCTGATCGGCCAGGCGGCCAACCGCGCCGGGCTGGGCACCGAGATCGAGGTGCTCCGGGACCTGGCCAGCGAAATCGAGTGGGCGAAGGCCTCGCTCGTCGCCGCCGAGGACTACCCGGCCGTGGTCACCCGCCTCCGCCGCGACACGCCCGAACCCGCAGACCGGATCGCGCAGGTTTACGCCGGGTACGAGGAGCTCAAGAACAACGCGCGGATGCTCGACTTCGACGACCTCCTGCTGCACACCGTGGCCGCGCTCGAGGAGCACAGCGCGGTCGCCGAGGAGTTCCGCGACCGCTACCGCTGCTTCGTGGTCGACGAGTACCAGGACGTGACGCCGCTGCAGCAGCGCCTGCTCGACGCCTGGCTCGGCGGCCGCGACGATTTGACGGTCGTCGGCGACGCCAACCAGACCATCTACTCCTTCGGTGGCGCCTCGCCGCGCCCGCTGCTGGAGTTCACCCGTCGCTTCCCGGACGCCACCGTGGTCCGACTGGAACGCGACTACCGGTCCACGCCGCAGGTGGTGGCCCTGGCGAACAAGGTGATCGGCGCCGCCCGCAACCGTCCGGCCGGTTCGCGGCTGCGTCTGATCGGCCAGCGGCCGGAGGGCCCCGAGCCGCGGTTCGCCGAGTACGAGGACGAGACAACCGAGGCCACGTCCGTCGCCGCCCGCATCCACGACCTGCTCGAGCTCGGCGTGCCGGCCAGCGAGATCGCGATCCTCTACCGCGTGAACGCCCAGTCGGAGGCGTACGAGCAGGCGCTGTCCGAGCTGAACATCCCGTACCTGGTCCGCGGCGGCGAACGGTTCTTCCAGCGCAAGGAGGTCCGCCAGGCGGTGATCGCGCTGCGGAGCGCGGCGGCGGCCGGGCAGCGTGGTGAGTTCGTCGACTCGGTGCGCGCGGTGCTGGCGCCGGTCGGTCTCACCGAGCAGCCGCCGTCCGGTGGCGGGGCGGCCAAGGAACGCTGGGACGCGCTGCTCGCCCTGGTCGAGCTGGCCGAAGAACTCGCCGCGACGGTGGAGGGCGCCGACCTCGACCGGTACGTGGCGGAACTGGAGCAGCGGGCCGCCGCCCAGCATCCGCCGACCGTCGAAGGTGTCACGCTGGCGTCCCTCCACGCGGCGAAGGGCCTCGAATGGGACGCGGTGTTCCTGGTCGGCCTAGCCGAGGGAACGCTGCCGATCCAACACGCCGACGGTGATGAAACGGCGATCGAAGAGGAACGGCGCCTCTTCTACGTGGGGGTGACCCGCGCGCGCGAGCATCTTTCGCTGACCTGGTCGCTCTTCCGGAACGGGCGCAACCGGCGCCGCAGCCGATTCCTCTACGGCCTGCTGCCCGAAAACCACCCGGCCGCCCGCGTCGCACGGAGCGCGCAGGTCCGTTCTACCGGCCAGCGGCAGGCTTGCCGGATCTGCGACGGCCCGCTGACCGGCACGATGGCGATCAAGCTGGGCCGGTGCGACCGCTGTCCGTCCACCGTGGACGAACAGGTGCTGGACCGGTTGAAGTACTGGCGC